The Lepeophtheirus salmonis chromosome 6, UVic_Lsal_1.4, whole genome shotgun sequence DNA window atgttcagGAGTTCATGATTGAAATACACTGATGACCCTGGAGTTATAAAATGGAACTTCTTATCGTTGACACGGTCATGGATAGATAAGCTGAACGTAGCTAGAagtttattaatgtataaatgcACTTgtggaatactaaaaaaaagtatgatggGTTATCCAATTTATACAATGGCCTCTGATAGCTTAGGACTACAATCGATCCTGATGTTAATCAATCTTAAAATATGatgactaaaaataatatatacctagATTTAGCCGCCAAATATTTTGGAATGGATTATATCTTACTAGTGATatgatatttatgaatttaatataatagtaatatattacttattagtaattactattaaaacgatgactaaacaatattatataatgaactCTTCTTATCAACTCTGACGTCACAAAAACAATCCATCTATTTAGGTTGACCGGCGGTCTGTACGGTACAGCAATTTGAAAATGAACGCTACCCCGATATATGTAATTGACATACCTTGTAATTATAGCTACCTTGGGCTAGAACATCATGTAATCGAGcattctagaattttcaatttgatgttttgtaccgactgctgggcaaggcagacagattttaacaaaacacgtAACCAAGCATTCTCTATGAcaggggtaggcaacctttgagacatggagtggcAACGTCAACATTTCTAACTAATGAGTGTGCccctatcaacaataatggtaaaataaCACACAAACTTTGGGAATATGTTCCAATTTGCGCGTACCAGTGAATATGCCTacgcgtgccataggttgcTGACCCTGTATCTATGACGTCATGGAAATGTTGGAAGcaaaacatcagtcgtacatgtgTAATggaataaccttgtatttctattagccttgatCATTTCTAGGAACGATATGGAAGACTATACCGGACTGAGACTCATCttgacgggactgcagtcttcagtcctcaATAAGGATCAACACGACACTAGTCGTATGTGTAggtattaaaaaagatttattcacAATTTCTTCTAATCTGGatttttatacgaaattgttttgttttgtatttataacaaAGATGGgagagaattcttcttttagaggaagaTGCTAACGTCACGAAggtctataaaataatgaacaaaaattaataaagagcacgtgcaacaaccgttttttcttttcttattttcaaacaaCGGTTTGACCACTATTAGTCAAGGCTCTGAACGTCCCCCAACGCTCCTTTTAAGAAAATCatactataaaataagatttatgcGATTGATTTTGTAATGtgtatgaaaaagtatttaattattataaaaattaaataaattttctttgaataataatttctcaACTCATATAATACCTACAAGGTGATGTCTCAAAATTAGAATCTCCTTCGAGGCAGTCTAgtctcagttctaaaagtttgtagaaaaaagttttgtaattgGCATCATCCGAAAGAGCTAACAAAAAggtacaatttgatatttgttttgtttttgcgcGATCAAAACTATTCGAGCATCAAGCCAAACGGCAGAGGGCGTGTAATCTTCTTCGCAcacaagtcgatctccgacaagaagatcttcacagtggacgctattttgaacaggagaaatgattgcTTCTTGGATGAATGAAGAACTCAGGTAGAGGGAACTTTCAGAACCAAACATCCAGCccaggtcatggtcctcggcaTCGTGACGTCCGATGGCAGCAATATGCCTGCCCACTACTTCAAGGCCAACGTGAAAGCCAACACTTACGTCTACTACAatgtcctcaggtaccatgtcttgccatggttgaagagcacctTCCCCAGGGACAAGTATGTGTTTACCAAAACGGCGCCCCGGCACATATTTCTGGATGAAGAACATGCTGCCTTCTGGCCTACAAACTTCTGGCCTTCGTCCTCACACGACGTGAGCCTCCTGGAATTCGCAGTTTGGTGCTTCTTGGAGGGAAAGACAAACAAGACTTATCACCTGAATGGCAATCCCCTGAAGGttgtgatcacggaggagtggaacaacttatCCTGGGTCTTAATCAAGGTCAGCTGTGCTTCTTTTCGTCCCcctattgaagccatcattcaaaATGAAGgtggacatattgaataaaaagtgtagaaaattgttaaattaccaaattttgattcaaaagtttgccataaaaatggcacaaaataaaaatatggagaagtaaaaacgttttttaaaattttctaatttttgagttctcaTTCAGTATGTATATCATTCGggatctaaatttttttgaattgctgATGTGCCATGAAAgtttattctatttatattattattttaagtaagcATTACCTTTTTTAGTATACTAAAGGGTaggtttgaatatttattataatatgaatacgTATGATCAATTTAGATCTAATATTTATAGCTTAACGCAATAAATGTGTTGCTAAGTCACTATAAGGGCGTAGAACATAAGGGgagtttgaaatatttattagagggaaggttaatagaaatacaagattgtaccataacgcgtgtacgactgatgtttgacttccaccacgctttttaaaatttacgtcatagtgtatgagtcgtagcgtgttttctcaaaatctgtttttctttcacAAGAagcggtacgatacattaaatagaaaattctagcTATAGTGGCATCATAGACTATGAATGGTACATGTTTGGTTAAAATCTGTCtatcttgtccagcagtcggtacaatacatcaaattgaaaattctagcaagaccgattatatgatggtcttaccttgtatttctattgacctTGTATTAGAGGTAgtccaaggttaataaaaatacaaggtttgGCCATCTAGACCGTTGATGCCCTTGGACAGTCAGGTTTTTTCTTCACTGCCCGTTGAAGTTTCGGGATGACCATTGAAACTTCTGGATTTAGTCAATTGCAATGTATACCGGTCCGTGGCACAAAAAAGAGAAGACCTCTTTGCTAGAGGACGCGCTAAAATTTGGTGCGTTTTTGAAAGACCAATAACAGGGATTTTAAGTCACGTATGAAGAACTGATACAACATTTAACATCCACCTTTACTTTATAATCACTATAAATTAATGTGAttgataaatatcatatttcggAGGGGCTTTTTCGTTATATTTCTGTATCTCAAGAAACTTCTTCTTATACGAATTACAACTCCTTGTTTAATCATTTGcgttaaaaatatgtaatttgttttaatgaatgcataaattaaagtattagtTCGAAATATATACACTTATTATAGATTATATGACTACAAGGGGGTCTGTAGGGGTTTGAATAAAACACCCTGCATtagtgattaaaatattttcctagaAAAATCTGTAAATTACctataagaaataactttttatggtTCAAAGAAGTGGCAACATTTTGTGAACTgtataatgttataatttagagtggtgatttttatatttctgtataaaaaggACTATTTTGTTCGTCAGCAATTTCATAAATGAccatgttaataaaaaaattattaagaaatttattttaagtgaaGAATAGGGTGGTTTGTTCAACGTAAGGAAATTTTAAacatacagtcaaacctggtccAACGTCCCCATGTTTTAAGCACGTTACAGTACAAAGCAGCAATATCCaactttcaaatttagaattgttacaaaataggaaaattgattttacaaATCAATACAGATTTCTGATCATCCAAATTCCCTTACTTTATTATCTCTTTTTGCTCTAAGTTACAGgaggactttaaaaaaaaaacattattaatattttttataggctaGAAAGATGAATATCATAatgattttatgtaaaaaaaaagaattatgctttattttaatatttattgactcagacaataaaatttgtatttttttctaactttgaTTGGGCTAGATATGCATATGCACAGATGACAATGTAAAACAATGTAATTTAGTATATAGGTTATTTTCGTTATACATGATAATTTGACATAAtcgaaatttggaaaaaatgttgataaacaCCCCCCTACTGAgaagatataaaatatgtcttgaaaaaaaaaggacagtTGTTCATTCTACTTTCATTATTAACTTATAATTAGTTCTTGTTCCACAAAAATGATCTGATGTTGAGGATTGTGACATACATTTTCATCCATGAAGAAACATCAAAGGAATTGTCAAACGAAATATacctaattaaaaatttgattacgTTCTTTAATGACTTAAGGATCTCAGATGAATGCAATTTAAGTAGatctttcttattaattattttttgctactagcacaattgatattttattcaaataaaattgtacttatatattcaaataaaagtgagtattaaaaaaatataagttatgaaCATGCATTCTACTTAAATTAGCATTATTCTCTtgttcttaattttataaaatatatttcaaatattatgtattagtaAGTCTGCGCAGGTTGTCTTTTTTGGGCCATCAGGTTACGCATCTTTTGAATGCTGTAATCCGACccgcaatattttatataatctgaccattatagaaaatttgagaaaaacgTATAATACTTCATTATTACTTATcgagtatatattatttcaaatttagaattgtatTAACAAAGTTATTCCATCCCCCTTGTACAATTGATTAAGAACTTGGTACATAAATTTGCAGAACCCTCATCCATTGTGTTCCATATTagtctccaaaaagaaaattcttcatttcaaatttattgttatatttttttcctttagaaaAATGTGAGCAAAATTCAATGTGTGGGATCATAAGAAAAGGTGGATTTGCCAGTTTCTAGCCTATAGTGTGAGACTTGAAAACCTCGGTAGGGGGACACTTTTGTTCAGTGAGAAATAtgacttataattgtaaaataacgATAACTACTAAGCGATGAACGAACAGACTTTTGTTAGAAAGTGAGTTGAAAATACCGTCAGCACGATCCGTGTATTACTCATTCCTACCAACTAATTTACAAAATAGTAGACTTCAATACCTCAAATCGTACTAAACAATCTTCCTTCTTCATtactgaataatttataataattaatgagtaAGCTGGGTGTTTTGGCCCATATGCCCTTGCAATACGCAGATATTATAAATCAAACGCCGTATTATTTATCATGATAAGGCTTTGTGTCCTTATCATACCTAGATACATAGATTCATCATATCTCTTTGGAGactatccaacaaaaaattgtggcattgaaaagaaaaataaacgaCTACGGTGCCCAATAGTCCAGACAGAAAACAATAATACAAGGTCAACGGAATAATTcccatatataataataattagtgaatatttttatatgaaaaatatgacattaaacaCGAGATCGTTAGAAAATTTAACACTATTCAAGGCGggtttaatattgttatttttttttttcaatgttaattattaatttaatttacaaagatataaaaacagtgaacatttaatcattataaattctATTGGAGATTcgtatttggaaaaaaaaaatattaaatgaatataatataaatatatgtaaattttctgCTATAacaaaaaatgctcaaaaaatttgaaggggaaaaaaaatcatacaaaataattatacatatgtatcaaAAACTGATATATGAAGGTGAACAAACAAAGTTTAGGATGTGAAAGACCGgttcattattaatattcgGTATTTcggtatgtatgtacataaagaaGAACTACACTTGAGATCACATCAACAAAGGAAGTAGTAGAGCATGAATACTTGGAATCATGGATTCTTCATTTCATAGGTAAAGGGGAAAGGCCTGTTAGCTAGGAAGGGGGTTTCTGACATACGAATGAATTATGCGACTGTTTCTTTAGGTTTGCTAGATTCCTTGGTTGTGTTTGTTGGGGATTCTTTCTCATCCGTGGAACGTGTCTTGGGGGTGGAAGGCGTTCTTTTCCGCTCCTGAACCTTGACTTTGGATTTGGAGCGTTGCTTCCGATGTTGAAGATAATCTATAAAGAGAAGATGTGTGGAAAGTAAGTACACAGCAGTGTTGGAGGCATTCCCTCTCCTCTTACCCGTGATATGCATTTGCTGGGAAGTTTTTCGAGCACGTCTTTGGTCTTTATCACAGGTATGACTGACTAAAGGTTCCACGAGCGTGTTCAGGGAAGGAACTTCCCACTCGTAACGCCCTGGTAGAGGAACATCTCGACTAAAGTCGTAGTTCCATCTCTGACTCGCTTCTTCGCGATTCCGAGCAAGTTCTCTTTGTACGAAGCGAACGTTTTCTTCGTGATCCACGGGGCCAAAGAGGGCGCGTTTCACACGCAGTGAAGGCCGGACCCCGAATCCTTGAGTTAGTTGATCGATTAAACGAGCACTCATTCCGATGATATCAATCACTTCCACATCGGAATCCGTAGTATTATAAACAAATCCAggcgaaattcaaaaaataacaataaaaaacggTTAACGAACTAGTTGagaaatgaagaagaagaagaagaaagagagagagagagagagaagggaagaaaaagaagaagaggaaaaaaaaaggaaaaacaataacaaaagagaaaaaattggGAGACAAACAAGGGAAGGAAGGTAAGATATCCAGAAAAGGCGGGCACGACTTAACATTCCCAATAGTGATGTGACGactaaaaaaaaaccgattCCAATTCTACATCCGAtttcaacattatttataaactactaacgttataattttttttaaatactagcGAGTATAACGGGTAAGCCGATACATAGCGGTGTCGGCAGGGGGAGTGGGGGATTGCTAGAGTGGCCGGAGCGTTGAACCCAAAACTATTATGGATTTTGCAAGAAAAATGTAAGAAaggattttaaaaagaagatcATTTCAGGCCCAgataaattttaacataaaattatattgaaacataaaataaaaaatgctgcGGACGCCACCCATGGTACAGTGAAACGTATCATATATGTTTATGTTTAGAAATGTTCGGTTACAGTTccaaatattatgatttattatacaACATGCATTACATTTATAGAAAACTTATGgcattaaaataacaaaattagaaaagCTTTGCTGAATTTTAGTTTGTCTTTGcagtttttgtgattttttttccccataaattttaatacgatattttataaaatgataagaCTAAAGTCATGAATTCACATAATCGTTTCCTGTATcttgacagatttttttttctttttttcataacttaaaaaataataaataggttAATACCAGTAATAGACAACAATACACAAGAATCGGAAATTACACCTGACTTtaccgattccagaaaaaacaaacgattctgattaatcgtcccatcactaattctCATACAAGCTACCTTCCCCCTCTGCAGTATTCGATCTAACGCTTCCTttctcttctcttcttttttttctttctttctttcttctccttttctttttattattattctctcaGCTCAACGCccctttaaattcaaaattccccccccccctcatctTCCTTGGCGTAATAACAAATGgattaattttacttataaacattaatgtacatataaaaagcCTTGTTGATCTGGATCAAACTTTACTTCATGATGGACGAATGTGTTAtccatttggatttttttcttgggaaaatgatttaaatttgttgTAACTTTCCTCCCCCCTCTCTTTGTTCTTGAATCAGAATAATGCGTATACACATGCCCTTTCTGCCTATATTTTACTAATCAGGTAGTGGTATTCATTATGATAGTAGTACTTTAATACTATCATTAATGTAACGAGCTCTGACGATTATTTTCCTTTGCTAATCTCTGGATACAGATGACATAATGGTTGACATACTTTACTATGTTCCGTATCATGATATATATTATGACATAATTCTAAAAGAGAATATGATATTACTTTTGCAACTACTGTAGTACAGAAatccaattacaaaaaaaggacTTCTCAGCAGTTCTTTGTCTTTGTTTGACAAGGGAATGGGCGCGCGTAAAATCTTGGCTATGCCAATTTAcccatataaaaagaaacagaaaatgtcatatttatatttgtattggaAATTTAGGCCTTTTATCAGAATATAAGTACCAAATGTATCCCTATTTTAGGttgaatttttgtattagcTATCATAGATTTAGGTTAAAATCCATTTCAATAGGTGTTTAGAGAGCAAAAATGAGACTTGAACCAAAACTGGGAGGAGCTACTTGTTCTAGACGGATAAAGAAACATAcgaacaaagagagagagaaagagagcgTTCTGCTTGCTGGGTAAGGGAGAGAAAAAAGCTTGTAGATGAGGGGGGAGGAGAAGGAGAGTCAGtgttattacaaatttttttttttttttttattataattttttttttagctataagTCGGTCGCCATTCCTCAGGGGTTCATCTTCTTTTAGAAACTCTTTGCCAAATTTGGTTTCTTTCTtcgttattgaaaaaaaactgaaGGAAAATCGCTTCGAGAATGTAAGTTAGCCTATTTTATTGTCTGGGAATCCGTTTCTTACaatttgactattttataatccctgtcataatattttattttcataaataaaatgtcaaaaggcatatttatatatttatttaattagaatatatattctaatttttgggaGTAGTTGGTGGGCTGTTCAATCAAGTATTTTAAACTAGCAATCAATGGAGTggattttagtatttattactcTGATCTATGTTTCGTTAAATTTTCCTTGATACACAGTGGATAATATGTTGTTAGGTTACTCTTtagtgtattttattatataaatatataatattatgagaAGTGAGTTATATATTTACGAGGAAGTTATAGAATAACTTTTTCTCAAGTCAAGTTTGACAATACCCTACGCCCGTTTATTATTGACACTGACGTTTCTAGGGAGAATTAAAaagaggggaggggggggggctacaggaGAGTTGAACCGTCGTCAAACAGAAACGACAAAAGAAACGCTCATAAAGTGGAACGTCAAACAGCTTTGTATGTTCACAAACTACATACACAAAgtagaaatgtaattttctccTTTCCATCGAACGTTCGACTGACTGACGGTGGGGATCttcaaataaagaagaagatctCTTCAGCTTCCTTCATCTTCAAAGGAATGTTATTTTATGCATACGATTTCCAACCCACAAACGAGATAGTATACCTTACTATGAATATAAAACAGATTTTTAACGGTTCATAGTAAATATGTAGTATTAACGCGCGCGGAATATTCCTTGTCCAAGGATGCAGGTGTTAGCTTATACaagttatacatttataatattgcaGATGGGTGCTGGAGCGCGGCAGTCCTTCTTTCATTCGTCCTGGGCTACttctgtattataattattatattattataaacctATAAGCCCACTTGTCAAAGTCATTTTCACATTTGACGTTTCTCTAGTTGGACTTTTGTGTAGTGTATTTGTTGCTGTTTAAACAATTTCTTGTGACATTATTGTGAAATAGTCcttattcatcatttattgaatttatagagGTATGCTTCTTTTGCTCTTTTGATACATCTTTAGCATAGTAATGTAATATTGTTCAATCTTAATTATTAACGTTTGACGctgtcaattattttaattatttgttgtatGTCTGTTTatcaatgtaaaataattcattattatccATAGCAACATAATGTCCAGATTCAGTTGTTgcgatttattttctttcaaatgggtaatatatacatatattgtgtcGTCTCtgaaatttataatgaattttcCTCATTGATATAATGCCAAATTTTGTACGAAATCTTTCCGTTATGCACTCCTTCAAGAACTTTATCTGAAATTAACTTTCCACCCATTCTCCCCTCTCCTTACATCATGATTCATGCGTCATCGTTCATATGTGAAATATGTCTgttcatctttttattttatttttcctgtaTTTCTAGAACTTTCTTTcgaattataatacatatttcatagcGTTTTGACATAAGATGTTTCGCGTCTTTCTGAATTTGTCgtgaaaatatgtatgtattaagaATAACGGGGCAAATGAATTTGTggggaattctttttttttaatacttgaaaaGTCATTATGTAAGCAATATTACGCTATTGCTAGCTATCATGAGTTATGCCTTATATTCCCATCCCACTGAGCGTgtgtaattcaaaattatgagcTGAAGTAAGCAAAACATTCCTTTTTGTTGCTCGCTCAGGCGGGCGAGTGTCAAATTAAGGTGAACTTCTCTTCCCCCTTCTTCTTATTTACTTGGATGTTACTTAGTACTTATTAGTTTGTTCTGTACACTACAGTATACATACTACTGTATACGAAGAGTCACCACCGCAGTgagtaattataattcataaataaatgatattggaTAAACCCCGTCTATTAtgcaatttctttttgaaatcattATATTATCCATTTGATAATGTTACAATTTATAGTTTAATGTGGGTCAATAATTATGAGGAACTTGGGGTGCTTTATTACTCACCAGTCTGGCCATTTAAACTATGCGTCAATTCTTGtcaatattcttagaaaaactTCCTGTTCACCCCCAAGTAAACTTACATCGAAGAGCGCGCTCTTGTataggggaggggggaggggaggtACATTTGGGTGGATAATCTGTCTTATTCAAATTCTGTAATTCTTGTCTGTTGAGACGCGGAGAAGGGGCCCTTTTTTGTTCGTATGTAAGTTTGCTTTGtgcttcaaaagtttattatgcgatagatatatatatttttatcgacTTTTAcacattgattaaaaataattattaatattcttttttttatagtttcgTTGTGGTTTTTTCTTTTGGTCTATTTTCGAAATATTCTTCATGCAGGCCAAAACCGCACTTCAAATCCTCCGACGCGATTATTAATTTGATCTTATTCTAAATCCCAAGAAAAGGACGCAAAGCCtttcaatatgttttaattactattaacaggtaaaatgatttattgattgatgTAAATTATCGAATTGACAAAGTCCATTGTTTCCTATCTTTCTCCACCCAGTTTTTATAGAGTAATAATGACTCAGTTATATGCTTTTTTGTTagtttgaaatatcaaataatgatgatttacacaattattattgttatatgaGTATGACAAATGCATATTTAACCTGTTGTTGAGAGTAATTCCATGAATGATGAATGCTCCAATATTGAGTACATTTATTAATCTTTGTTAATTTTGcgggagaagaaaaaaaaagtatttaaaaactCTGAAAAAGACATTAGAATTTGTGAGTTAACTTCCTGATTTCTAACGTATCGTTGTTCTGTTAATTTTAGGCCAGAAAATTGGCCTGCATATTGCCAGGTCTTCTACTGGACCGGACTTCCCTCCTATAGAACTCGTCTTTTACGGTTGTACTTACCTACCAGGTTAATTCTTAAAAGTTCTTGGATCATCAACTATTCAGAAAATTGTTACGATGGCTGCTGCAGAAGAGATTTATCCTTATCTAAAGCGATTAGATCATGCTCTCCAACTAGAAGTTAAATATAAGGGCGGTATTCAGCCCTcatgttcttcaaattgtagtGGGACGATCACTTGTGGGATGAGAGATGGTTCATCTCATGTACTCAGATGCTTGAAAGTATGGTATGATTTACCCTcggatatatttttcaatgccATCTGTAGTATTGACAGATTCCTCTCAAAGATGAAGGTAATGATTTAATTCTTTtagaatgtattttattaaattaaacgtCCACTGTGTTTCAATGAATTAAATTCATGTAAACTTCTTTAATACCTATACgtattacttatttatgtttAGGCCCAGCCGAAGCATTTATCGTGCATTGCTGTATCAGCTTTTCACTTGGCATGTCGTCAATATATGCAACTTCATCAACCCCACAAGGTCATAACTATTCCTGAACCCTCTGATTTGGTGTCAATTTCCCAGTCAAGATGTTCTCCCTCGGATTTACTCAGAATGCAAGCtattttatccaataaattGGAACTTAATCCAGTTGCAGGACCCGAAC harbors:
- the LOC121120289 gene encoding uncharacterized protein codes for the protein MSARLIDQLTQGFGVRPSLRVKRALFGPVDHEENVRFVQRELARNREEASQRWNYDFSRDVPLPGRYEWEVPSLNTLVEPLVSHTCDKDQRRARKTSQQMHITDYLQHRKQRSKSKVKVQERKRTPSTPKTRSTDEKESPTNTTKESSKPKETVA